The Malus domestica chromosome 10, GDT2T_hap1 genome contains a region encoding:
- the LOC139188519 gene encoding uncharacterized protein, with amino-acid sequence MGFMLEKSTLMPQVAFTCWHIWKARCDVVFNHKPISLTHATQAISCALVVFEQALERNPESNLAGQRDSSQHTVWSPFDSECVKINVDASWNSSTQNGYVGIVIRDQNSMFVVARKSPIKAFKVVVAEALAVLERCMFAKQLGLNKVIVESDSKETILCLRKSIQNSS; translated from the coding sequence ATGGGTTTCATGTTGGAGAAATCCACACTGATGCCTCAAGTGGCTTTTACTTGCTGGCACATATGGAAGGCCAGGTGTGATGTTGTCTTCAACCATAAACCAATATCTCTTACACATGCAACTCAAGCTATTTCTTGTGCTTTGGTAGTTTTTGAACAAGCTCTGGAAAGAAATCCTGAAAGCAATCTAGCGGGGCAGCGTGATTCTTCCCAACATACTGTTTGGTCTCCTTTTGATTCAGAGTGTGTTAAGATCAACGTGGATGCTAGTTGGAACTCCAGTACTCAAAATGGGTATGTTGGAATTGTAATTCGAGATCAAAATTCTATGTTTGTTGTTGCTAGAAAATCCCCAATCAAGGCTTTTAAGGTTGTTGTGGCAGAGGCATTAGCGGTGTTGGAAAGATGTATGTTTGCTAAGCAGTTGGGTTTAAATAAGGTGATCGTGGAGTCAGACTCAAAGGAAACAATCTTGTGCTTAAGGAAATCCATTCAAAATAGCAGTTAG
- the LOC139188521 gene encoding glucan endo-1,3-beta-glucosidase 14-like — translation MATFLSFFLLLLLHPLIFNPFPNVIVSAVGINYGTLGNNLPPPKIVAQLLQATLIDKAKIYDTNPEILQAFPNTEIDLIVAMENNHVTNIITKVAAADEWFATRVLPFIPAIFIIVIAV, via the coding sequence ATGGCCACCTTTCTCTcgttcttcctcctcctccttctccaccCTTTAATTTTCAACCCATTCCCGAACGTCATTGTTTCAGCTGTAGGCATAAACTACGGCACTCTCGGAAACAACCTACCACCTCCAAAGATAGTGGCTCAGCTCCTCCAAGCCACTCTCATAGACAAGGCTAAAATCTACGACACCAACCCTGAAATCCTCCAGGCCTTTCCCAACACCGAGATCGACCTCATTGTCGCTATGGAGAACAACCATGTCACCAACATCATCACGAAAGTGGCCGCCGCGGACGAATGGTTTGCCACTCGCGTCCTGCCATTCATTCCCGCCATTTTCATCATTGTCATTGCTGTATGA